The following proteins are encoded in a genomic region of bacterium:
- the pilM gene encoding type IV pilus assembly protein PilM, translated as MLWGREKVPVGLDISHDCIKVVKLRRTDSKIILDAIGMTKISPEPLDEDALGAKQELSVKAIKNLLVTHKIDTKKVRSSVSGNSVVVRYIKLPYMSETELKDVIKFEAEEHIPFDIEHVIIDFQIIKETVEKDERMILVLLVAAKEELIYDHMEILHRAGLETVHINVDTFATEDALTYGVGEEDVIALVDIGARMTNINVVENKISCFNRDVLVGGNDFTEGIRRELGVSFQEAEKIKEEEGIILLPEEITTAVTPAVSGSDKAAQISYAIESVGARLLDELERSFAYYYTQLPVYRKNIDRVIISGGSAKLANLDNFLSNGLGMSVVIGDPFAKISIPPKFDQTYIKKVSPAFAVSLGLAMKGVM; from the coding sequence ATGTTGTGGGGAAGAGAAAAAGTACCAGTAGGATTAGATATTAGTCATGATTGTATCAAGGTGGTTAAACTCAGAAGAACCGATAGTAAAATAATCCTGGATGCAATTGGTATGACCAAAATCTCTCCAGAACCATTAGATGAAGATGCCTTAGGGGCTAAACAGGAATTATCGGTTAAAGCTATTAAAAATTTACTCGTAACTCATAAAATCGATACTAAAAAAGTGCGAAGTTCTGTTTCGGGGAATTCAGTGGTAGTTAGATATATCAAACTTCCTTATATGAGTGAAACAGAATTGAAAGATGTTATCAAATTTGAGGCGGAAGAACATATTCCTTTTGATATTGAACATGTAATTATAGATTTCCAGATAATTAAAGAAACCGTAGAAAAAGACGAACGAATGATATTAGTCTTATTAGTTGCGGCTAAAGAAGAGTTAATTTATGACCATATGGAGATATTACATCGAGCCGGATTAGAAACTGTTCATATCAATGTAGATACCTTTGCCACTGAAGACGCTCTGACTTACGGGGTAGGAGAAGAAGATGTTATTGCCTTAGTTGATATAGGTGCCCGTATGACTAATATCAATGTGGTTGAAAATAAAATCTCCTGCTTTAATCGGGATGTCCTGGTTGGCGGTAACGACTTTACAGAGGGTATTAGAAGAGAATTAGGAGTAAGTTTTCAAGAAGCGGAAAAGATAAAGGAAGAAGAAGGAATAATCCTTTTACCAGAAGAAATTACCACGGCTGTTACTCCTGCTGTAAGTGGGAGTGATAAAGCCGCACAAATATCTTATGCGATTGAATCTGTCGGGGCAAGATTATTAGATGAATTAGAGCGTTCTTTTGCGTATTATTATACTCAATTACCTGTTTATCGTAAAAATATCGACCGAGTAATTATAAGCGGTGGAAGTGCAAAACTTGCTAATCTTGATAATTTCCTCTCAAATGGATTAGGAATGTCTGTGGTGATAGGAGACCCTTTTGCGAAAATATCTATCCCTCCAAAGTTCGATCAAACATATATCAAGAAAGTATCTCCCGCATTCGCGGTCTCATTAGGGTTGGCGATGAAAGGAGTAATGTGA
- a CDS encoding right-handed parallel beta-helix repeat-containing protein produces the protein VEIKMYPIVESGWNMGAIYVRGKLIASGTKDRPIVFTSFYDGSNEKIWHWNGIVFENGAGTMTYCTVKFGGIGMIGNASPSIRNCYISDVNGVGIVFMKDSYGSPIIQDNIITNNSKGIEIIFPYSGVPRIKRNFIYNNREWGLRLDSYYEAPKGTLSVTDNWWGHPTGPYHSQYNPQGKGDKIQGAKVMFDPWIGKDFVITPSSGTVGSLVSIGGRGLEASIGIWILFGNSGTISWMTTNAEGSFTANWTVPVEKAGKKEIALLYPELGKGMIGKMLLTYFDILAEEIAYLKITPGSMTIGCGGSYDFEAQGYDKWGNPLANLNYAWQISSDLGTISPTSGYWTIFKAGTRAVTGTITATSGSITGNALITLSATPPQYPMSGTIVFLSGEVDKGEIWLMKADGSQLQKVNIQQIKAPYYPKLSKDAKSLIYGVGGSEWAGTLYLKDLMSGNEIVLQPYEVIIAKGWDWNTKGDRIYYHYYGPSQYNGSDNCVNYWISPDGIKKGRLLEDGTNRSLPAVNPDENLLLLRGWRQIRLFDLITDTKIYNERMLLDGVKKETEARFSPNGKRIGYIDEAESNLWLISIDGKINRKITNNGSVTYFSFSPDGTRLIYSRNGDLWTINIDGTGEQNITNTPDIQERQVDWVAGIAPVFSQEMPKPAPILIKEINGYPADLTGAYVYPNPTDGSKLVFAGLTQNVRIRVFTVAGEEVFEIDIVEPNIPEPGKWRWNCRGSQGQRLASGIYIYLITNELGQKKVGKLGIVR, from the coding sequence GTAGAAATCAAGATGTACCCAATAGTAGAGTCGGGGTGGAATATGGGGGCTATTTATGTTCGAGGGAAACTAATTGCCAGTGGAACGAAAGACAGACCGATTGTTTTTACCTCTTTCTATGATGGGAGTAATGAAAAAATCTGGCATTGGAATGGGATAGTATTTGAGAATGGGGCGGGGACAATGACTTACTGCACCGTAAAGTTTGGAGGGATAGGGATGATTGGAAATGCCTCGCCGAGTATCCGAAATTGTTATATTTCAGATGTAAATGGGGTGGGGATAGTTTTTATGAAAGATAGCTATGGTAGTCCTATTATTCAGGATAATATTATCACCAATAATTCAAAGGGAATTGAGATTATATTCCCTTATAGTGGTGTTCCGAGAATCAAGCGTAATTTCATCTATAATAATCGGGAATGGGGATTGAGGCTCGATAGTTATTATGAGGCACCAAAGGGAACGCTGTCGGTAACAGATAATTGGTGGGGACATCCAACAGGACCTTACCATTCCCAATATAATCCGCAAGGTAAAGGGGATAAAATACAGGGAGCAAAGGTTATGTTTGACCCGTGGATAGGGAAAGACTTTGTTATTACTCCGAGTAGTGGGACTGTAGGTAGTTTAGTTAGTATCGGTGGGCGAGGATTAGAGGCATCAATAGGTATATGGATATTATTTGGCAATAGTGGGACTATCTCCTGGATGACTACTAATGCGGAGGGTTCATTTACGGCTAATTGGACGGTACCTGTTGAGAAGGCGGGAAAGAAGGAGATAGCCCTCTTATATCCTGAATTAGGTAAAGGGATGATAGGTAAGATGTTATTAACCTATTTTGATATTTTAGCTGAAGAGATAGCCTATTTAAAGATTACGCCTGGATCGATGACTATAGGGTGTGGAGGTAGTTATGATTTTGAGGCACAGGGATATGATAAATGGGGAAATCCGTTAGCCAATTTAAATTATGCATGGCAAATATCATCTGATTTAGGTACTATTTCACCAACATCAGGTTACTGGACAATATTTAAAGCAGGAACGAGAGCAGTTACAGGTACAATTACTGCTACATCAGGGTCAATTACAGGAAATGCTCTTATTACCTTATCTGCTACTCCACCACAATATCCGATGAGCGGGACAATAGTATTTTTAAGTGGAGAGGTTGATAAAGGAGAGATATGGCTAATGAAGGCAGATGGAAGTCAACTTCAGAAGGTAAATATACAGCAGATAAAAGCACCATATTATCCAAAACTATCAAAGGATGCAAAATCTCTAATTTATGGGGTAGGAGGGTCTGAATGGGCAGGAACTTTATACTTAAAGGATTTGATGAGTGGGAATGAAATAGTCTTACAACCATACGAAGTAATAATTGCTAAAGGTTGGGATTGGAATACTAAAGGGGATAGAATTTATTATCATTATTATGGTCCTTCCCAGTATAACGGTTCCGATAATTGTGTCAACTATTGGATATCTCCAGATGGGATAAAAAAGGGAAGGTTATTAGAAGATGGGACGAACAGAAGTCTACCTGCGGTAAATCCCGATGAGAATTTATTACTGCTTAGAGGGTGGAGACAGATTAGACTTTTTGATTTAATAACAGATACAAAGATATATAATGAGCGGATGCTATTAGATGGAGTTAAGAAAGAAACTGAAGCACGATTTTCACCAAATGGTAAACGGATTGGATATATTGATGAGGCAGAAAGTAATCTTTGGTTGATAAGTATTGATGGAAAGATAAATCGGAAAATAACGAATAATGGTAGTGTTACTTATTTTTCATTCTCACCCGATGGGACAAGATTAATTTATTCAAGAAATGGTGACTTATGGACGATAAATATAGATGGGACAGGAGAGCAAAATATTACCAATACACCTGATATACAGGAGCGGCAGGTAGATTGGGTAGCAGGGATAGCACCTGTTTTTAGCCAGGAAATGCCTAAACCAGCACCAATATTAATTAAGGAGATAAATGGTTATCCAGCGGATTTAACTGGTGCCTATGTTTATCCCAATCCAACTGATGGGAGTAAATTAGTCTTTGCTGGCTTAACACAAAATGTCAGGATACGGGTATTTACGGTAGCAGGGGAGGAGGTGTTTGAAATAGATATTGTCGAACCCAATATTCCCGAGCCAGGTAAATGGCGATGGAACTGTCGAGGTTCACAAGGACAAAGACTTGCCTCAGGGATATACATATACCTGATTACTAATGAGTTGGGACAGAAAAAAGTAGGGAAATTGGGGATTGTAAGGTAG
- a CDS encoding PilN domain-containing protein: MTEINLMPPVVVEKKKGQWRNVFIGLILSLIVVSLGLWYAGLVIKVKQKEAKLEKITQQIAELQPHLIEIRRLEAEIIEKKKRVDVIVQLDKGRFVWAKLLDEMVMCLPSGLWLGGFVNTTGNELNLNGQAFDNFSIARFMSNLINSQIFTNITLGNIESSAIREYPIKTFSIKCNFRG, from the coding sequence ATGACAGAAATTAATTTGATGCCACCGGTAGTGGTAGAAAAGAAAAAAGGACAATGGCGAAATGTATTTATTGGATTAATACTTAGTCTCATAGTCGTATCATTAGGTCTCTGGTATGCAGGACTTGTAATCAAGGTAAAACAAAAGGAGGCAAAATTAGAAAAGATTACACAGCAAATTGCTGAATTACAACCACATCTGATAGAAATAAGACGATTAGAGGCTGAAATTATTGAAAAAAAGAAACGAGTAGATGTAATTGTCCAATTAGATAAAGGTAGATTTGTTTGGGCTAAATTGTTAGACGAAATGGTTATGTGTCTTCCATCAGGACTCTGGTTGGGAGGATTTGTAAATACCACAGGCAATGAATTAAATTTGAACGGACAGGCTTTTGATAACTTCTCTATCGCAAGATTTATGAGTAATTTAATAAATTCACAGATTTTTACAAATATAACATTAGGAAACATTGAAAGTTCAGCTATTAGAGAATATCCGATTAAAACTTTTTCTATCAAATGTAATTTTAGAGGATAA
- the pilO gene encoding type 4a pilus biogenesis protein PilO, whose product MKLDIQILKPILLSLILLCGLAYLFFTYMYKPICNKDLELDQKILAKETELRETLKIVENLDAKRAEFEKVKSELEYVINRLPTKEEIPQLLETITKMAIKSNINLISFRPESMVTKEVYNEIPVGLHIKGTYHDIGLFLTNIGNFERIITPSSIKMNAVIATEKDPSTTTADMRITAFVYKEH is encoded by the coding sequence ATGAAACTTGATATACAAATTTTAAAACCTATTCTTCTATCTTTAATATTATTGTGTGGACTTGCTTACCTATTCTTTACCTATATGTATAAGCCTATATGTAATAAAGACTTAGAATTAGACCAGAAAATACTGGCAAAAGAAACGGAATTAAGAGAAACCCTGAAAATAGTAGAGAATTTAGATGCAAAAAGGGCAGAATTTGAAAAGGTAAAATCAGAGCTCGAATATGTCATTAATCGATTACCGACTAAAGAAGAAATACCCCAATTATTAGAGACAATAACTAAAATGGCAATAAAATCAAATATTAATTTGATTTCTTTTAGACCAGAATCTATGGTAACTAAAGAAGTCTATAATGAAATTCCGGTAGGACTACATATCAAAGGAACATATCATGATATAGGGTTGTTTTTAACTAATATTGGAAATTTTGAGAGAATTATTACTCCATCTAGTATTAAGATGAATGCGGTAATTGCAACGGAAAAAGATCCATCTACCACCACAGCAGATATGCGTATTACTGCCTTTGTCTATAAAGAACATTAA